A region of Paralichthys olivaceus isolate ysfri-2021 chromosome 24, ASM2471397v2, whole genome shotgun sequence DNA encodes the following proteins:
- the LOC109646633 gene encoding zinc finger and BTB domain-containing protein 17-like translates to MSIIIHTRGEAGGGVAAHLQCSHCGQFSKSHAQQLSHMAASHPTCLDDEVVGRLGNILMYQSTARLFHCSVCFYTCRDFTKLYKHIISKHCVDDREGGGGREVGDEGEEEKKMGDEGEEEKMGDEGEEEKMGDESVEGRKIKDEGEEEEGEEEALKRKRSSEEEGRDEDGPPPELEEKPDGEGEENIVTYDGSIYRCLICGWKNKLKVVSVNHVMKKHDIPKAYASQAIRRDVVTLRQTVSSSPEEDEAAGMTGELLKEEMKATAKVVNFTSNRFVCLICGWKTKLKGFAISHVARSHDVERPYRCKDCSCSFFLPSRLQQHIRTAHRPGRYACPFCCFRSHYLGGFRRHCSRCNAREEGEVGGAGGVGEDEEGEEHEEDEGEERKQTRAGRKRRMKRKVIEEEEEDE, encoded by the exons ATGTCCATCATCATACACACTCGTGGCGAGGCGGGCGGTGGCGTTGCGGCTCACCTGCAGTGCTCCCACTGTGGCCAATTCTCCAAGAGCCACGCCCAACAGCTGTCTCACATGGCGGCGTCTCACCCGACCTGCCTGGACGACGAGGTGGTGGGTCGCCTGGGAAACATCCTGATGTACCAGAGCACCGCCCGCCTGTTCCACTGCTCCGTCTGCTTCTACACCTGCCGAGACTTCACCAAGCTCTACAAGCACATCATCTCCAAACACTGTGTGGACgacagggaggggggaggaggacgAGAGGTGGGGgacgagggggaggaggagaagaagatgggagatgaaggtgaggaggagaagatgggagatgaaggtgaggaggagaagatgggagATGAAAGTGTGGAAGGGAGGAAGATAAAAGatgaaggtgaggaggaggaaggagaggaggaggctctgaaaagaaagaggagcagtGAGGAAGAAGGAAGAGATGAGGATGGGCCCCCCCCGGAGTTGGAGGAGAAACCTGACGGCgagggagaggaaaacattGTGACGTACGACGGCAGCATTTACCGCTGCCTCATCTGCGGCTGGAAGAACAAGCTGAAAGTTGTGAGCGTCAACCACGTGATGAAGAAACACGACATCCCCAAAGCGTACGCCTCGCAGGCCATCAGGCGAGACGTCGTCACGCTCAGACAGACGGTGAGCAGCTCGccagaggaggacgaggcggCCGGGATGACCGGGGAGCTGctgaaggaggagatgaaggccACCGCCAAGGTGGTGAACTTCACGTCCAACCGCTTTGTGTGCCTCATCTGTGGCTGGAAAACCAAACTGAAAG GTTTTGCCATCAGTCACGTGGCGAGGAGCCACGACGTGGAGCGTCCGTACAGATGTAAGGACTGCTCGTGCTCCTTCTTCCTGCCGAGTCgtctgcagcagcacatcagGACGGCTCATCGGCCCGGACGCTACGCCTGCCCCTTCTGCTGCTTCAGGTCCCACTACCTGGGCGGGTTCAGGAGGCACTGCAGCCGCTGCAACGCCCGGGAAGAGGGGGAGGTTGGCGGGGCgggaggagtgggagaggacgaggagggcGAGGAGCacgaggaggacgagggagaggagaggaagcagacgAGAGCGGGGAGGAAACGACggatgaagaggaaggtgattgaagaagaagaggaagatgaatga
- the fbxo3 gene encoding F-box only protein 3 isoform X1 yields the protein MAASSSESHLVLVDELPSDPLLHILSFLSFRDLIHCSYVSRRLNELSKHNPLWKSHCSKHWLLTDADRLQSGLSWSCLFKQNYKDLGRYIQFYPELKRAWEQLKSFLQQRCPRMIASLKEGATEVELNDIEAQIGCSLPHDYRCSYRIHNGQKLVIPGLMGSMSLSNHYRSEVLLDVETAAGGFQQRKGMRRCLPLTFCFHTGLSQYMALEPAEGRRMFESFYPCPDQTAQDPSAIDMFITGSCFVEWFTTYVHNVVTGEYPIIRDQIFRYVHDKSCVATTGDITVSVSTSFLPELSSVHPPHFFFTYRIRIEMSTGASPEAACQLDSRYWKITTSDGNVEEVQGPGVVGEFPVMTPGKVHEYASCTTFSTPSEYMEGHYTFHRLANKEEVFHVAIPRFHMVCPPFREPVVRTHKPSTSFTPRLDDHDPDDEYCDGDGDDFGDLRGINMAALEGAWCPRHI from the exons ATGGCCGCCTCCAGCTCAGAGTCCCACCTGGTGTTGGTGGACGAGCTCCCTTCAGACCCGCTGCTGCACATCTTGTCCTTCCTGAGCTTCCGGGACCTGATCCA CTGCAGTTATGTCAGCAGGAGGCTGAACGAACTGTCCAAACACAACCCGCTGTGGAAGAGTCACTGCTCCAAACACTGGCTGCTGACAGA tgccGACCGGCTGCAGAGTGGACTGTCCTGGTCCTGTCTGTTCAAGCAGAACTACAAAGACCTGGGTCGTTACATCCAGTTCTACCCGGAGCTGAAGAGAGCGTGGGAGCAGCTGAAGAGCTTCCTGCAGCAGAGGTGTCCACGGATGATcgcatcactgaaag AGGGCGCCACAGAGGTGGAGCTGAACGACATCGAGGCTCAGATTGGCTGCAGTCTTCCACACGACTACCGCTGCTCGTACCGAATCCACAACGGACAGAAACTGGTCATCCCTGG GCTGATGGGCAGCATGTCTCTGTCTAACCACTACCGCTCGGAGGTCCTGCTGGACGTGGAGACGGCGGCGGGCGGTTTCCAGCAGAGGAAGGGGATGAGACGCTGCCTCCCGCTCACCTTCTGCTTCCACACCGGACTCAGTCAGTACATGGCGCTGGAGCCCGCCGAGGGACGCAGGATGTTCGAGAGCTTCTACCCCTGCCCC GATCAGACGGCTCAGGATCCCTCAGCCATCGACATGTTCATCACAG GTTCCTGTTTCGTAGAGTGGTTCACAACCTACGTCCACAACGTGGTCACAGGAGAATATCCAATCATCAGAGACCAGATCTTCAG GTACGTGCACGATAAAAGTTGCGTGGCGACCACCGGAGACATCACCGTCTCTGTTTCTACCTCCTTCCTGCCGGAACTTTCCTCCGTCCACCCGCCGCACTTCTTCTTCACCTACCGCATCAG GATCGAGATGTCAACCGGTGCTTCGCCCGAAGCCGCCTGTCAGCTCGACAGCCGCTACTGGAAAATCACTACCTCCGACGGCAACGTGGAAGAAGTTCAGGGACCCGGCGTGGTCG GAGAGTTTCCCGTCATGACGCCTGGTAAGGTCCATGAATACGCCAGCTGCACCACGTTCTCCACGCCGTCAGAGTACATGGAGGGTCACTACACCTTCCACAGACTCG cCAATAAGGAAGAGGTTTTCCACGTGGCGATCCCTCGCTTCCACATGGTCTGCCCCCCCTTCAGGGAGCCTGTGGTACGAACG CACAAACCGTCAACCAGCTTCACACCTCGCCTCGACGACCACGACCCTGACGACGAGTACTGCGACGGAGACGGCGACGACTTCGGTGACCTGAGAGGAATCAACATGGCTGCGCTGGAGGGGGCGTGGTGTCCCCGACacatctga
- the fbxo3 gene encoding F-box only protein 3 isoform X2 — translation MAASSSESHLVLVDELPSDPLLHILSFLSFRDLIHCSYVSRRLNELSKHNPLWKSHCSKHWLLTDADRLQSGLSWSCLFKQNYKDLGRYIQFYPELKRAWEQLKSFLQQRCPRMIASLKEGATEVELNDIEAQIGCSLPHDYRCSYRIHNGQKLVIPGLMGSMSLSNHYRSEVLLDVETAAGGFQQRKGMRRCLPLTFCFHTGLSQYMALEPAEGRRMFESFYPCPDQTAQDPSAIDMFITGSCFVEWFTTYVHNVVTGEYPIIRDQIFRYVHDKSCVATTGDITVSVSTSFLPELSSVHPPHFFFTYRIRIEMSTGASPEAACQLDSRYWKITTSDGNVEEVQGPGVVGEFPVMTPGKVHEYASCTTFSTPSEYMEGHYTFHRLANKEEVFHVAIPRFHMVCPPFREPVHKPSTSFTPRLDDHDPDDEYCDGDGDDFGDLRGINMAALEGAWCPRHI, via the exons ATGGCCGCCTCCAGCTCAGAGTCCCACCTGGTGTTGGTGGACGAGCTCCCTTCAGACCCGCTGCTGCACATCTTGTCCTTCCTGAGCTTCCGGGACCTGATCCA CTGCAGTTATGTCAGCAGGAGGCTGAACGAACTGTCCAAACACAACCCGCTGTGGAAGAGTCACTGCTCCAAACACTGGCTGCTGACAGA tgccGACCGGCTGCAGAGTGGACTGTCCTGGTCCTGTCTGTTCAAGCAGAACTACAAAGACCTGGGTCGTTACATCCAGTTCTACCCGGAGCTGAAGAGAGCGTGGGAGCAGCTGAAGAGCTTCCTGCAGCAGAGGTGTCCACGGATGATcgcatcactgaaag AGGGCGCCACAGAGGTGGAGCTGAACGACATCGAGGCTCAGATTGGCTGCAGTCTTCCACACGACTACCGCTGCTCGTACCGAATCCACAACGGACAGAAACTGGTCATCCCTGG GCTGATGGGCAGCATGTCTCTGTCTAACCACTACCGCTCGGAGGTCCTGCTGGACGTGGAGACGGCGGCGGGCGGTTTCCAGCAGAGGAAGGGGATGAGACGCTGCCTCCCGCTCACCTTCTGCTTCCACACCGGACTCAGTCAGTACATGGCGCTGGAGCCCGCCGAGGGACGCAGGATGTTCGAGAGCTTCTACCCCTGCCCC GATCAGACGGCTCAGGATCCCTCAGCCATCGACATGTTCATCACAG GTTCCTGTTTCGTAGAGTGGTTCACAACCTACGTCCACAACGTGGTCACAGGAGAATATCCAATCATCAGAGACCAGATCTTCAG GTACGTGCACGATAAAAGTTGCGTGGCGACCACCGGAGACATCACCGTCTCTGTTTCTACCTCCTTCCTGCCGGAACTTTCCTCCGTCCACCCGCCGCACTTCTTCTTCACCTACCGCATCAG GATCGAGATGTCAACCGGTGCTTCGCCCGAAGCCGCCTGTCAGCTCGACAGCCGCTACTGGAAAATCACTACCTCCGACGGCAACGTGGAAGAAGTTCAGGGACCCGGCGTGGTCG GAGAGTTTCCCGTCATGACGCCTGGTAAGGTCCATGAATACGCCAGCTGCACCACGTTCTCCACGCCGTCAGAGTACATGGAGGGTCACTACACCTTCCACAGACTCG cCAATAAGGAAGAGGTTTTCCACGTGGCGATCCCTCGCTTCCACATGGTCTGCCCCCCCTTCAGGGAGCCTGTG CACAAACCGTCAACCAGCTTCACACCTCGCCTCGACGACCACGACCCTGACGACGAGTACTGCGACGGAGACGGCGACGACTTCGGTGACCTGAGAGGAATCAACATGGCTGCGCTGGAGGGGGCGTGGTGTCCCCGACacatctga